DNA sequence from the Pomacea canaliculata isolate SZHN2017 linkage group LG7, ASM307304v1, whole genome shotgun sequence genome:
gaaagagatacTTACACAACACAGTAAGATTCTTTCGTATGAAGGTAGATGAATCAGAGTGTGTAGAAATCAACTCCCACTCAATCTGCACGTGAGAACGGTTCACTGTTCTGTTCAGCTCTGCTGGACCTGTCGGGCTGATGCACCGAACTGACTTCCCTGGTCTCTCAGTACACGTGTCATTCCAGTAGGTAATCGTCCCGTCATACTCTAGACTTCCGGTCTTCGTCCTGGTGTGaacaattattttgtgtgaagtATTCGACTCCTTACAGGTCGACATGTTCACCCAGAACGTCACGTGGAAAAAGTGATTTTCAACAACCGACAAGTCTTCTTCTTTAAAATGGTGAAAAGTCAGTTCAGCACCTACAATATACAttgtaaacaaactgtttataaaaacttttatcagaAACATAATTTATAGAACAACAAGCTTCTTTTCCAAAGTAAGTGTAAttctagaaaataaatgtttagttCATTAGCTAAAATTTCTGACGGAGTTTTAACGTAAAGTACGTTCAAGATTCTACATCTGCACAGTGATTATGGTCATGAATATTTTTAGACTGCTTACTACATAAGTATGGTGTTAAAGAAGACCATGAAAGTCAAATATCTTGGCTTAAGACATTTTTTGCTATTAATATACATCGTAGAtcaagtcatttaaaaatgaaagaatatcaTCAGTTTAGTATAATTTATAACATGTAAAGAAAGTAAcaaagctgaagaaagaaatcttaaATAGCCTGACAGAAACTAAACAATCTGTTAGTATCAACTGATATGTAGATGTGTCGGGGTTATTTACATCTTCAGTTTGAAGattaacaggaaaaataaacttacagGCTTGCAGTGGAAGTGTTTGGTGCATCAACAACAAGACATGAGCGACACATGTGGTGGTTGAAGCTGGAGACATTATCGGCCTGTAGTTGTGATGGTGGGGAACTGATGAGATCGAAGCCTGAGCTCCTTTCACTGGGGCA
Encoded proteins:
- the LOC112569589 gene encoding uncharacterized protein LOC112569589, translating into MTGDLKGPVGAGSAGNTAPVKGAQASISSVPHHHNYRPIMSPASTTTCVAHVLLLMHQTLPLQACAELTFHHFKEEDLSVVENHFFHVTFWVNMSTCKESNTSHKIIVHTRTKTGSLEYDGTITYWNDTCTERPGKSVRCISPTGPAELNRTVNRSHVQIEWELISTHSDSSTFIRKNLTVLYPPKVSSFTIDKNEVNGNYLINEGKEVNISCSFDKGNPQTVFFLLDKTGKEINVSRSEEQLIHSVTVRCQDDWPLVRCEGTGSEKNTSVTLLAKSVVAGKTPIYFTLQNQQKFI